Proteins encoded by one window of Juglans regia cultivar Chandler chromosome 15, Walnut 2.0, whole genome shotgun sequence:
- the LOC118344728 gene encoding uncharacterized protein LOC118344728: protein MCQKCGDIGFSVALVYCGKCLANALHRQLLLGCMPVTVDEYVTWFCEDCESKSALNAVAVIRDHQISEFHPEFENGRFRLRLDEAEARVSDPERLLDDQERSLVESKGEISTRNVRIAGLEHEVSDVLQASIKSDKELNAIQSEVSFLRKDNESVVKDIETAVLRLRSLKLIYSLLRIKLRRQKGCIWLPWMIYSGAGEH from the exons ATGTGTCAGAAGTGTGGTGACATAGGCTTCTCTGTGGCTTTGGTCTACTGTGGCAAATGTCTGGCCAATGCTTTGCATCG GCAGCTATTGCTTGGATGCATGCCCGTAACTGTCGATGAATATGTTACTTGGTTTTGTGAGGATTGTGAATCAAAG AGTGCTTTAAATGCAGTGGCTGTTATTCGTGACCATCAAATCTCCGAATTCCATCCCGAGTTTGAAAATGGTCGTTTTCGATTACGTCTTGATGAGGCTGAGGCCAGAGTAAGTGATCCGGAGCGCCTTCTTGATGACCAAGAGAGGTCTTTGGTAGAGTCAAAAGGAGAGATTTCAACTAGGAACGTGAGGATAGCAGGGCTGGAGCATGAGGTTTCAGATGTTCTGCAAGCTTCTATAAAATCTGATAAGGAACTGAATGCCATTCAGTCTGAAGTGTCCTTTTTGAGAAAAGATAATGAATCTGTTGTGAAAGATATAGAGACAGCCGTGCTGAGATTGAGAAGCTTAAAGTTGATTTATTCGCTGCTGAGGATAAAATTAAGGAGACAAAAAGGTTGCATTTGGCTGCCATGGATGATATACAGCGGCGCCGGCGAGCATTGA
- the LOC109020294 gene encoding protein MKS1-like, which translates to MYVLTAIAQYSASCMDSSGNYNIPAGRSPRREIQGPRPTPLRVHKDSHKIKKPPLAPPHQPSQPQATQHRPPVIIYTVSPKVIHTSPRNFMDLVQRLTGRLQQSSSSSCSRSSSSVADHHPSSNPFNVMNNSGAVSPAARYAAVEKAAKSPEGNKKSQQSGEVGGVEGIEIAHGVEMIMGSFPGILSPGPASLPPISSNFFSPPSDPSPLSSFFHDLSPVLHGSKNYLEGSFMPSPSTFVSPRMASSPTTPSIDLFNNFFDY; encoded by the coding sequence ATGTACGTGTTGACCGCCATTGCACAATACTCAGCTAGCTGCATGGATTCTTCAGGCAATTACAATATCCCTGCGGGAAGATCTCCAAGAAGAGAGATCCAAGGTCCTCGCCCCACGCCTCTCAGAGTGCACAAAGACTCCCACAAGATCAAGAAACCCCCCCTAGCTCCGCCACATCAGCCGTCACAACCACAAGCTACTCAGCATCGCCCTCCGGTCATCATCTACACCGTCTCGCCCAAGGTAATCCACACCAGCCCTAGAAACTTCATGGACCTTGTTCAACGCCTGACCGGCCGCCTGCAGCagtcatcatcttcttcatgttCAAGATCCTCATCATCTGTTGCTGATCATCATCCTTCAAGCAATCCTTTTAATGTCATGAATAACAGCGGTGCAGTTTCGCCGGCGGCACGTTATGCGGCTGTAGAGAAGGCGGCGAAGTCTCCAGAAGGGAATAAGAAATCACAACAGAGTGGCGAAGTGGGTGGTGTGGAAGGGATAGAGATTGCTCATGGGGTTGAGATGATCATGGGCTCTTTCCCGGGGATACTGTCACCCGGGCCGGCTTCACTTCCTCCAATTTCATCGAACTTTTTCTCTCCGCCATCTGATCCGAGCCCACTTAGCAGCTTCTTTCATGATTTGAGCCCTGTCCTTCATGGCAGCAAGAATTACCTAGAAGGTAGTTTCATGCCCAGTCCTTCGACCTTTGTTTCACCTCGTATGGCTTCTTCCCCCACCACTCCATCCATAGATTTATTCAACAATTTCTTCGACTACTGA
- the LOC109020295 gene encoding disease resistance-like protein DSC1 isoform X2 — translation MLNTPSHEAQLNSNAFSNMKKLGLLKIYNVYLPAGLRYLSNELRLMEWHEYPLTSIPNNFQPDNLVELIMPRCRFEQLPKGFSNLNKLKVLDLSNSQNLIKTPDFTGFSNLQRLILQGCTRLYKVHPSIRVLNRLVLLNLKDCQSLASLPYEINLESLKTFFLSGCSSLIKFPEIGENMKRLSELYLDKTAIEEVPLSIQNLTGLTLLNLSGCKNHPSESWHWLFYLSALTSLVALDLSDCNLSDGAIPGDLSGLSSLESLILSRNNFTCLPDSISQLSKLKFLYLDNCSKLKLLPSLPFSGEVVMARQCSSLENCSNQVIVLQTSYETELTIINCLSSGDDEKSKVSLLDKHFHPLRWEYQEEPIQHGKGFLSSLPVTLIPKWFYNQALGSSVSIPLPPGLSKNTSWKGIALYTVFEVEKILGNDSPCQKSHNIHELIYDFDMQDGADLEDCTIILHPPKDQSGVDLYRLCLYISHARFRDQLDRRSCISPSISTNSPSVRFKACGARILYEHDMVEFIDVLRQKGRGFRNSPSPPRALEVVKRRFPRTERVQDFDGSSVYNLCFYGSIQTLFPRSIICKDPSLTFDSPSYWYKVDGSWLGLALCASFSVGGHSSTSIVANNYHLTLSLKTDEDSLERFQITYCLTEEDLKLLRREHKLEWLCYMPRRSFPDWLNGCPFIEASIATDYPGLRMQQCGFRLLFQHDAMFQEVVQTLDACPDERQLITKFLEL, via the exons ATGCTGAATACGCCATCTCATGAAGCACAGTTGAATTCTAACGCCTTCTCAAATATGAAAAAGCTAGGACTGCTTAAAATCTATAACGTGTACCTTCCTGCAGGCCTCAGATATCTTTCTAATGAGTTACGTTTGATGGAATGGCATGAATATCCTTTGACTTCCATTCCAAATAATTTCCAGCCAGACAACCTTGTCGAACTGATTATGCCTCGTTGTCGCTTTGAGCAACTGCCCAAGGGATTTAGT AACTTGAACAAATTGAAAGTCCTGGACCTGAGTAACTCCCAAAACTTAATCAAGACACCTGATTTCACTGGTTTCTCAAATCTTCAAAGGCTGATTCTCCAAGGTTGTACTAGATTGTACAAAGTGCATCCATCTATCCGAGTTCTCAATCGACTTGTTCTATTAAATCTCAAAGATTGCCAGAGTCTAGCTAGCCTTCCATACGAGATCAACTTGGAATCTCTAAAAACTTTTTTCCTATCTGGCTGTTCAAGCCTCATTAAGTTTCCAGAGATCGGGGAAAATATGAAACGTTTGTCAGAGCTTTACTTGGACAAGACAGCGATAGAAGAGGTACCATTATCAATTCAGAATCTAACTGGTCTGACTTTACTAAATCTTTCCGGCTGTAAGAATCATCCATCTGAATCATGGCATTGGTTGTTCTACCTCTCAGCACTAACCTCTTTAGTAGCTCTAGACTTGAGTGATTGCAATCTATCAGACGGAGCAATCCCTGGTGATCTTAGTGGCTTATCTTCACTGGAGTCTCTAATTTTGAGCAGAAACAATTTTACATGCTTGCCTGATAGCATTTCTCAGCTTTCCAAGCTTAAATTCCTCTACTTGGATAATTGTAGCAAGCTTAAATTATTGCCAAGTCTTCCCTTCAGTGGCGAAGTAGTAATGGCAAGACAATGTTCTTCACTCGAAAATTGTTCAAATCAAGTTATAGTACTGCAGACTTCATACGAAACAGAACTCACAATTATTAACTGTCTCAGCTCTGGTGATGATGAAAAATCCAAAGTTTCTTTGCTAGATAAGCACTTCCATCCACTGCGGTGGGAATACCaggag GAGCCAATTCAACATGGCAAAGGATTTCTTAGCAGTCTTCCTGTTACTCTAATTCCAAAGTGGTTCTACAATCAGGCATTAGGGTCATCTGTATCAATTCCATTACCACCTGGTCTTTCTAAGAATACTAGTTGGAAAGGAATTGCATTGTACACTGTTTTTGAAGTCGAGAAAATTTTGGGCAACGATTCTCCTTGtcagaaatcacataatattcacGAGTTGATATATGATTTTGACATGCAGGATGGAGCTGATCTTGAAGATTGTACCATAATCCTTCATCCCCCTAAAGACCAAAGCGGTGTTGATTTATATAGACTCTGTTTATATATCTCGCATGCTAGGTTTAGGGACCAATTAGACAGACGTAGCTGCATTAGCCCTTCAATTTCAACCAATAGCCCAAGTGTTCGGTTTAAAGCATGTGGCGCTCGAATTCTCTATGAACACGACATGGTGGAGTTTATAGATGTTTTAAGACAAAAAGGTCGCGGTTTCCGTAATTCGCCTTCTCCTCCTCGAGCACTTGAGGTTGTCAAGCGTCGTTTCCCTAGAACTGAGAGAGTGCAG GACTTTGATGGAAGCTCTGTATACAATTTGTGTTTTTATGGATCAATTCAAACGTTGTTCCCCCGCTCTATCATCTGCAAAGATCCCTCGTTGACATTTGATTCACCCAGTTACTGGTACAAGGTGGATGGGAGTTGGTTGGGACTTGCTCTATGCGCTTCCTTTTCTGTCGGTGGCCACTCTTCAACTAGCATAGTTGCTAATAATTACCACCTTACTTTGTCTTTGAAAACCGATGAGGATAGTCTGGAACGTTTCCAGATCACCTATTGCCTCACTGAAGAAGATCTCAAGTTGTTACGGCGAGAACATAAATTGGAATGGTTGTGTTATATGCCGCGTAGGTCGTTTCCAGATTGGTTGAATGGGTGCCCTTTCATCGAGGCTTCAATTGCAACCGACTACCCCGGCTTAAGGATGCAACAGTGCGGCTTCCGTCTTCTGTTCCAACATGACGCCATGTTTCAGGAAGTAGTACAAACTCTAGATGCATGCCCTGATGAACGGCAGTTAATTACTAAGTTTTTAGAGCTATAA
- the LOC118344727 gene encoding TMV resistance protein N-like translates to MSYTKKLLGRSHSYIGSSYSESEPKEHDVFLSFRGEDTRNTFTDHLYQALVDKGISTFKDDEKIGIGKPISPELLLAIERSSMAVIVLSRNYASSTWCLQELETIIDCMKEREMRVLPIFYHVDPRDVRHQTGTFAVAFAEHEIRFEKDLEKVRTWRNALREVANLSGRHLQNGRESEFIKTIVDGIFRELSDTLSIVDEDNLIGIEYLVSELLDSHLQPWRNEVCFIGLCGMSGIGKTTLARVVFQRIRFKFQACSFLDNVSAEYNIVALQEKLLSDMKLRNEKDKWDVSKGMAVIKNRLRLKKVLIVLDDVDNKEQLETLVGNCNWFGMGSRIIVTTKDKHLLIRHGVPNENIYLVKGLNEYNDDLDLKLFCQEAFGKPYCGTDFLDLCKDFEERYGKVLELN, encoded by the exons ATGTCTTACACCAAAAAGCTTCTTGGAAGATCCCATTCATATATTGGCTCTTCCTATTCTGAATCTGAACCCAAGGAGCACGATGTATTCCTCAGTTTTAGAGGTGAAGACACCCGCAATACTTTTACCGACCATCTATATCAGGCTTTGGTTGATAAAGGGATTAGCACTTTCAAGGATGATGAAAAAATTGGGATTGGAAAACCCATTTCCCCGGAACTCTTGCTTGCAATTGAGAGGTCGAGCATGGCAGTCATCGTGTTGTCAAGAAATTATGCATCTTCCACATGGTGCTTACAAGAACTTGAAACAATTATTGACTGCatgaaagagagggagatgagagtTTTGCCCATTTTCTACCATGTGGATCCTAGAGATGTGCGACATCAGACAGGCACTTTTGCAGTTGCCTTTGCCGAACATGAGATACGTTTTGAGAAGGACTTAGAGAAGGTGCGAACATGGAGAAATGCTTTGAGAGAAGTGGCTAATCTCTCCGGACGCCATTTACAGAATGG GCGTGAGTCAGAGTTTATCAAAACCATTGTTGATGGTATATTTCGTGAATTGAGTGATACACTCTCGATTGTTGATGAGGATAACCTTATTGGAATAGAATATCTAGTTAGCGAATTATTGGATTCGCATCTACAACCGTGGCGAAATGAAGTATGCTTTATAGGATTATGCGGGATGAGTGGGATAGGCAAGACGACACTTGCGCGAGTTGTATTTCAACGAATCCGGTTTAAATTTCAAGCTTGCAGCTTTCTTGACAATGTTAGTGCAGAATATAATATAGTTGCTCTGCAAGAAAAACTCCTTTCTGACATGAAGTTGAGGAATGAAAAAGATAAGTGGGATGTAAGCAAAGGAATGGCGGTAATAAAGAATAGATTGCGTCTCAAGAAGGTTCTTATTGTTCTTGATGATGTTGATAACAAAGAACAATTAGAAACATTAGTAGGGAACTGCAATTGGTTCGGCATGGGGAGTAGAATTATTGTAACCACAAAAGATAAGCATTTGTTGATAAGACATGGAGTtccaaatgaaaatatataccTGGTTAAAGGATTGAATGAATACAATGATGATCTTGATTTGAAGCTCTTTTGTCAAGAAGCCTTTGGCAAACCCTATTGTGGAACAGATTTTTTGGATCTATGCAAGGATTTT gaagagaggtATGGCAAAGTGCTCGAACTAAATTAA
- the LOC109020295 gene encoding disease resistance-like protein DSC1 isoform X1 has translation MHSRTQKKLFLDIACFFNGDYKDRVIDLLEGLDCYPTIDIETLVDKSLLTCSGKRLWMHNLLQKMGWEIVRGEHRRNPEKWSRLWLSNDILQVLKENTGTDKVEGIMLNTPSHEAQLNSNAFSNMKKLGLLKIYNVYLPAGLRYLSNELRLMEWHEYPLTSIPNNFQPDNLVELIMPRCRFEQLPKGFSNLNKLKVLDLSNSQNLIKTPDFTGFSNLQRLILQGCTRLYKVHPSIRVLNRLVLLNLKDCQSLASLPYEINLESLKTFFLSGCSSLIKFPEIGENMKRLSELYLDKTAIEEVPLSIQNLTGLTLLNLSGCKNHPSESWHWLFYLSALTSLVALDLSDCNLSDGAIPGDLSGLSSLESLILSRNNFTCLPDSISQLSKLKFLYLDNCSKLKLLPSLPFSGEVVMARQCSSLENCSNQVIVLQTSYETELTIINCLSSGDDEKSKVSLLDKHFHPLRWEYQEEPIQHGKGFLSSLPVTLIPKWFYNQALGSSVSIPLPPGLSKNTSWKGIALYTVFEVEKILGNDSPCQKSHNIHELIYDFDMQDGADLEDCTIILHPPKDQSGVDLYRLCLYISHARFRDQLDRRSCISPSISTNSPSVRFKACGARILYEHDMVEFIDVLRQKGRGFRNSPSPPRALEVVKRRFPRTERVQDFDGSSVYNLCFYGSIQTLFPRSIICKDPSLTFDSPSYWYKVDGSWLGLALCASFSVGGHSSTSIVANNYHLTLSLKTDEDSLERFQITYCLTEEDLKLLRREHKLEWLCYMPRRSFPDWLNGCPFIEASIATDYPGLRMQQCGFRLLFQHDAMFQEVVQTLDACPDERQLITKFLEL, from the exons ATGCACTCGAGGAcacagaaaaaattatttttggatatTGCGTGTTTCTTTAATGGTGATTACAAAGATCGAGTAATAGATCTACTAGAAGGTTTAGATTGCTACCCTACCATTGATATAGAAACTCTTGTTGACAAATCTCTCCTTACTTGTTCtggaaaaagattgtggatGCATAATTTACTACAAAAAATGGGTTGGGAAATTGTTCGTGGTGAACACCGTCGGAATCCCGAAAAATGGAGTAGATTATGGCTTTCTAATGACATCCTTCAAGTGCTAAAAGAAAATACA GGAACAGATAAAGTTGAGGGCATAATGCTGAATACGCCATCTCATGAAGCACAGTTGAATTCTAACGCCTTCTCAAATATGAAAAAGCTAGGACTGCTTAAAATCTATAACGTGTACCTTCCTGCAGGCCTCAGATATCTTTCTAATGAGTTACGTTTGATGGAATGGCATGAATATCCTTTGACTTCCATTCCAAATAATTTCCAGCCAGACAACCTTGTCGAACTGATTATGCCTCGTTGTCGCTTTGAGCAACTGCCCAAGGGATTTAGT AACTTGAACAAATTGAAAGTCCTGGACCTGAGTAACTCCCAAAACTTAATCAAGACACCTGATTTCACTGGTTTCTCAAATCTTCAAAGGCTGATTCTCCAAGGTTGTACTAGATTGTACAAAGTGCATCCATCTATCCGAGTTCTCAATCGACTTGTTCTATTAAATCTCAAAGATTGCCAGAGTCTAGCTAGCCTTCCATACGAGATCAACTTGGAATCTCTAAAAACTTTTTTCCTATCTGGCTGTTCAAGCCTCATTAAGTTTCCAGAGATCGGGGAAAATATGAAACGTTTGTCAGAGCTTTACTTGGACAAGACAGCGATAGAAGAGGTACCATTATCAATTCAGAATCTAACTGGTCTGACTTTACTAAATCTTTCCGGCTGTAAGAATCATCCATCTGAATCATGGCATTGGTTGTTCTACCTCTCAGCACTAACCTCTTTAGTAGCTCTAGACTTGAGTGATTGCAATCTATCAGACGGAGCAATCCCTGGTGATCTTAGTGGCTTATCTTCACTGGAGTCTCTAATTTTGAGCAGAAACAATTTTACATGCTTGCCTGATAGCATTTCTCAGCTTTCCAAGCTTAAATTCCTCTACTTGGATAATTGTAGCAAGCTTAAATTATTGCCAAGTCTTCCCTTCAGTGGCGAAGTAGTAATGGCAAGACAATGTTCTTCACTCGAAAATTGTTCAAATCAAGTTATAGTACTGCAGACTTCATACGAAACAGAACTCACAATTATTAACTGTCTCAGCTCTGGTGATGATGAAAAATCCAAAGTTTCTTTGCTAGATAAGCACTTCCATCCACTGCGGTGGGAATACCaggag GAGCCAATTCAACATGGCAAAGGATTTCTTAGCAGTCTTCCTGTTACTCTAATTCCAAAGTGGTTCTACAATCAGGCATTAGGGTCATCTGTATCAATTCCATTACCACCTGGTCTTTCTAAGAATACTAGTTGGAAAGGAATTGCATTGTACACTGTTTTTGAAGTCGAGAAAATTTTGGGCAACGATTCTCCTTGtcagaaatcacataatattcacGAGTTGATATATGATTTTGACATGCAGGATGGAGCTGATCTTGAAGATTGTACCATAATCCTTCATCCCCCTAAAGACCAAAGCGGTGTTGATTTATATAGACTCTGTTTATATATCTCGCATGCTAGGTTTAGGGACCAATTAGACAGACGTAGCTGCATTAGCCCTTCAATTTCAACCAATAGCCCAAGTGTTCGGTTTAAAGCATGTGGCGCTCGAATTCTCTATGAACACGACATGGTGGAGTTTATAGATGTTTTAAGACAAAAAGGTCGCGGTTTCCGTAATTCGCCTTCTCCTCCTCGAGCACTTGAGGTTGTCAAGCGTCGTTTCCCTAGAACTGAGAGAGTGCAG GACTTTGATGGAAGCTCTGTATACAATTTGTGTTTTTATGGATCAATTCAAACGTTGTTCCCCCGCTCTATCATCTGCAAAGATCCCTCGTTGACATTTGATTCACCCAGTTACTGGTACAAGGTGGATGGGAGTTGGTTGGGACTTGCTCTATGCGCTTCCTTTTCTGTCGGTGGCCACTCTTCAACTAGCATAGTTGCTAATAATTACCACCTTACTTTGTCTTTGAAAACCGATGAGGATAGTCTGGAACGTTTCCAGATCACCTATTGCCTCACTGAAGAAGATCTCAAGTTGTTACGGCGAGAACATAAATTGGAATGGTTGTGTTATATGCCGCGTAGGTCGTTTCCAGATTGGTTGAATGGGTGCCCTTTCATCGAGGCTTCAATTGCAACCGACTACCCCGGCTTAAGGATGCAACAGTGCGGCTTCCGTCTTCTGTTCCAACATGACGCCATGTTTCAGGAAGTAGTACAAACTCTAGATGCATGCCCTGATGAACGGCAGTTAATTACTAAGTTTTTAGAGCTATAA